From Microbacterium invictum, the proteins below share one genomic window:
- a CDS encoding general stress protein, producing MSMMGGTPREHGEKIAEFSTYEGAQKAVTALIEAEIPAKDIAIVGRSLRSVETVTGRLGYAAAARTGAINGILLGLVFSAIFVLGTPNAAIQLFIGVMLVGIAVGMLMSLLTYAIVRRRRAYTSMTQLIADHYEITVLPRSIHRAREVVGHTVATVTAHPADPPASAPVAAPHAPVAPPDVEEPPRYGERISPVSEQPAPPADEAPRG from the coding sequence ATGAGCATGATGGGCGGAACTCCGCGCGAACACGGCGAGAAGATCGCCGAATTCAGCACCTACGAGGGCGCGCAGAAGGCGGTCACCGCACTCATCGAGGCGGAGATCCCGGCGAAGGACATCGCGATCGTCGGACGGAGCCTGCGCTCGGTCGAGACCGTCACCGGCCGGCTGGGATATGCGGCGGCGGCGCGGACGGGCGCGATCAACGGCATCCTCCTCGGGCTCGTGTTCTCGGCGATCTTCGTGCTGGGCACCCCCAACGCCGCGATCCAGCTGTTCATCGGCGTGATGCTCGTGGGCATCGCGGTCGGCATGCTGATGAGCCTGCTCACCTACGCGATCGTGCGGCGCCGGCGCGCGTACACGTCGATGACGCAGCTCATCGCCGACCACTACGAGATCACGGTGCTGCCGCGCAGCATCCACCGGGCCCGCGAGGTCGTCGGCCACACCGTCGCCACGGTGACCGCCCACCCGGCCGATCCGCCCGCGAGCGCCCCGGTCGCCGCACCCCACGCGCCCGTGGCGCCGCCGGACGTGGAAGAGCCGCCACGCTACGGCGAGCGGATCAGCCCGGTGTCCGAGCAGCCCGCGCCTCCGGCCGACGAGGCCCCGCGGGGCTGA
- a CDS encoding magnesium transporter MgtE N-terminal domain-containing protein, whose product MSTQRVFVARLTGCAVFDPAGDRLGKVRDVVVIYRKNHPPRVVGLVVEIPGRRHVFLSIGRVTSIATGQVITTGLINVRRFQQRGGEVRVMAELIGRRVYFTDGSGQAVIEDVAIERSRQGDWDIGQLFLRKPKTSASPFAKGPTTFAQWTDVREDQSPGEEQSAQQLVASYSELKPADLANSLLDLPDARLLQVVGELSDDRLADALEEMPEDDQVQILEALGDERAADILDAMDPDDAADVLAQLPEGQREELLDLMEPEEAEDVRALLKYGPDTAGGLMTTEPIVLSADATVAEALALIRRHELHPALAAAVFVTLPPYETPTGRLLGTVHFQRMLRYPPHERLGAIIDDTVDPVPVMASAAEVARLLASYDLVSLPVVDPAHRLVGAVSVDDVLDYLLPEDWRSHDADEPGVAPAGARP is encoded by the coding sequence GTGAGCACGCAGAGGGTATTCGTGGCGCGCCTGACCGGGTGCGCGGTGTTCGACCCTGCCGGCGACCGGCTCGGCAAGGTCCGCGACGTCGTGGTGATCTATCGCAAGAACCATCCGCCGCGCGTCGTGGGACTCGTCGTCGAGATCCCCGGCCGCCGCCACGTGTTCCTCTCGATCGGGCGGGTCACCTCCATCGCCACCGGCCAGGTGATCACCACCGGTCTCATCAACGTGCGCCGCTTCCAGCAGCGCGGCGGAGAGGTGCGGGTCATGGCCGAGCTCATCGGCCGCCGGGTGTATTTCACCGACGGCTCGGGTCAGGCGGTCATCGAGGACGTGGCCATCGAGCGCAGCCGCCAGGGCGACTGGGACATCGGCCAGCTGTTCCTGCGCAAGCCCAAGACGAGCGCGTCGCCCTTCGCGAAAGGGCCCACGACGTTCGCCCAGTGGACCGACGTGCGCGAGGACCAGTCGCCGGGCGAAGAGCAGTCGGCCCAGCAGCTGGTGGCCAGCTATTCCGAGCTCAAGCCCGCCGACCTCGCCAACAGCCTGCTCGACCTGCCCGATGCGCGCCTGCTCCAGGTGGTCGGCGAACTCTCCGACGACCGGCTCGCCGACGCTCTCGAGGAGATGCCCGAAGACGACCAGGTGCAGATCCTCGAAGCGCTCGGCGACGAGCGCGCCGCCGACATCCTCGACGCGATGGACCCCGACGACGCCGCCGACGTGCTCGCGCAGCTGCCCGAAGGCCAGCGGGAAGAGCTCCTCGACCTCATGGAGCCCGAAGAGGCCGAAGATGTCCGCGCCCTCCTGAAGTACGGTCCCGACACGGCGGGTGGTCTCATGACGACCGAGCCCATCGTGCTGTCGGCGGATGCCACCGTCGCCGAGGCGCTCGCCCTGATCCGCCGCCACGAGCTGCACCCGGCACTGGCGGCCGCCGTGTTCGTCACCCTGCCGCCGTACGAGACGCCCACCGGGCGGCTGCTGGGCACGGTGCACTTCCAGCGCATGCTGCGCTATCCCCCGCACGAGCGACTGGGGGCGATCATCGACGACACGGTCGACCCGGTCCCGGTGATGGCCTCCGCCGCCGAGGTGGCGCGACTGCTGGCCAGCTACGACCTGGTGTCGCTGCCGGTCGTCGACCCCGCCCACCGGCTCGTCGGCGCCGTCAGCGTCGATGATGTGCTCGACTACCTCCTGCCCGAGGACTGGCGCTCGCACGACGCCGATGAGCCCGGCGTCGCACCCGCCGGAGCGCGTCCGTGA